One genomic segment of Ricinus communis isolate WT05 ecotype wild-type chromosome 3, ASM1957865v1, whole genome shotgun sequence includes these proteins:
- the LOC8275622 gene encoding uncharacterized protein LOC8275622 codes for MEVRATEGADGSGSGRGRFTLKPTRINSEDILFCLDIDAESMAEMKTTGPTGRPLTRLESIKQAILLFINAKLSINPDHRFAFATLSKSASWLRKEFSGEVESAVAALRGLSASSSSGQADLTHLFRLAAHEAKKSHAQNRILRVILVYCRSSVRPQHQWPINQKLFTLDVMYLHDKPGPDNCPQEVYDALVDTLEHVSEYEGYIYETGQGVRVLLRYMSILLAHPQQRCTQDDMDIPKALAKRSPAADSANCEDSVTVSSQ; via the exons atgGAGGTAAGGGCGACGGAAGGAGCAGATGGGTCAGGATCAGGAAGAGGGAGATTCACGTTAAAGCCAACAAGAATAAACAGCGAGGACATATTATTTTGCTTAGACATCGATGCAGAATCAATGGCGGAAATGAAAACTACAGGCCCAACTGGTAGACCTCTAACCAGATTAGAATCTATCAAGCAAgctattcttctttttatcaatGCCAAGCTATCTATCAATCCCGATCATCGCTTTGCTTTCGCCACTCTTTCTAAATCCGCTTCTTGG cTTCGAAAAGAGTTTAGTGGTGAAGTTGAGTCTGCAGTTGCTGCTCTTAGGGGGCTGTCAGCTAGTTCATCTTCTGGTCAAGCAGACCTTACACATTTATTTCGATTAGCAGCTCATGAAGCCAAGAAATCCCATGCTCAAAACCGGATTTTAAGAGTG ATTCTTGTCTACTGTAGATCATCTGTTCGACCACAACACCAATGGCCGATTAACCAGAAACTCTTTACCTTGGATGTCATGTATCTCCATGATAAACCTGGACCTGACAACTGTCCCCAGGAGGTCTATGATGCACTTGTAGACACCCTTGAACATGTTAGCGAGTACGAGGGTTACATATATGAGACTGGGCAGGGCGTCCGGGTCCTTCTCCGCTACATGTCTATTCTGTTAGCTCACCCTCAGCAACGATGCACCCAAGATGACATGGACATACCCAAGGCTCTAGCAAAAAGATCACCTGCAGCTGATTCAGCAAATTGTGAAGATAGCGTCACCGTATCCAGCCAATGA